TAAATTTCATATATATTATTGACATTCGAATTAACGGATGATATACTGCCTTTACTAAGGAATAGCATTAAATGTCTACTACACGCGACAAAGTTCTCAAAACCCTGCTCACCCGCCAACGCTGCACGATCAATGATCTGGCAGAGGCTGTGGGGATAAACCCAATATCAGTGCGTCACCACGTCAACAAGCTGGAAGCCACCGGACTGGTAGCTTCGGAAGAAGAACGGCATGGCGTAGGCCGTCCGCGCCTGGTATATTTTCTGACTGAGAAGGGTATGGAAAAATTCCCCAGCCGTTATCTTAAACTTACTGTAAGGTTGCTTCAGCAACTCAAAGAAACCCTGCCTGCCGCGATGGTGGGAGAACTCTTCAGTCAGATGGCCGATGATTTGGCCGCCGATTACAC
Above is a genomic segment from Chloroflexota bacterium containing:
- a CDS encoding winged helix-turn-helix transcriptional regulator; this encodes MSTTRDKVLKTLLTRQRCTINDLAEAVGINPISVRHHVNKLEATGLVASEEERHGVGRPRLVYFLTEKGMEKFPSRYLKLTVRLLQQLKETLPAAMVGELFSQMADDLAADYTAEMNLAELPMEERLDLVKDLLSAEGFNMEWEQKADSYHIREVSCPYLHVGQSHPEVCVVDETLISNMLAVPIEKVKCILQGDSLCTYIVPKHSITTEEIKS